Proteins encoded in a region of the Alosa sapidissima isolate fAloSap1 chromosome 19, fAloSap1.pri, whole genome shotgun sequence genome:
- the LOC121692971 gene encoding antimicrobial peptide NK-lysin-like gives MTGIYTPLFLCITSILLTSVWTSHEAGFEEQRVKTGSGTEAFPGACKACKWIVKKMRKTLPDEAGEDIIREQLKSVCNKTFILKSACRWLVRKYTDQLTAELSTSDDVRTICVHLKACRPKSLPGFI, from the exons ATGACGGGCATATATACACCATTATTCTTGTGCATTACTTCAATTCTTCTGACTTCAG TTTGGACAAGTCATGAAGCTGGTTTTGAGGAGCAACGGGTGAAG ACTGggtcaggaacagaggcattTCCAGGGGCTTGCAAGGCTTGTAAATGGATTGTAAAGAAGATGAGGAAAACACTCCCTGATGAGGCTGGTGAG GACATAATCAGAGAGCAGCTGAAAAGTGTGTGCAATAAAACTTTCATCCTGAAATCTGCATGCCGATGGCTTGTGAGAAAGTACACTGACCAGTTGACGGCAGAACTTTCCACATCAGATGATGTGAGGACCATCTGTGTCCATCTGAAGGCCTGCAG GCCAAAGTCTCTACCAGGCTTCATCTGA
- the LOC121692972 gene encoding antimicrobial peptide NK-lysin-like — MKITSVILGSVFICSVVAYDWEGLDYEDNSFEVVKGEEKAQLPGMCWGCKWILNKVKKSISNGTTQDEIQRKLKAACDKIGFLKSACKGFVKKYRTLLIEELSTTDDVRTICVNVKACKPKELIYM; from the exons ATGAAAATCACCTCTGTCATTCTGGGTTCTGTCTTCATATGTTCAG TTGTGGCATATGACTGGGAGGGTCTTGACTATGAGGACAACAGCTTTGAAGTG GTCAAGGGTGAGGAAAAGGCACAGTTACCTGGTATGTGCTGGGGATGCAAGTGGATCTTAAACAAGGTCAAGAAATCCATCTCTAACGGCACCACACAG GATGAGATTCAAAGGAAACTAAAGGCTGCTTGTGACAAAATAGGGTTCCTCAAGTCTGCCTGTAAGGgttttgttaaaaaatacaGGACTCTGCTGATAGAGGAGCTCTCCACCACCGATGACGTGAGGACCATCTGTGTCAATGTCAAGGCCTGCAA GCCAAAGGAACTCATCTACATGTGA
- the LOC121692973 gene encoding antimicrobial peptide NK-lysin-like codes for MKITAVILGSVFICSVLAYDWEGLDYEDNSLEVVKGEERAQLPGMCWGCKWILNKVKKSISNGTTQDEIQGKLRAACDQIGFLRSACKGFIKRYITVLIEELSTTDDVRTICVNVKACKPKELIYM; via the exons ATGAAAATCACCGCTGTCATTCTGGGTTCTGTCTTCATATGCTCAG tTTTGGCATATGACTGGGAGGGTCTTGACTATGAGGACAACAGCCTTGAAGTG GTCAAGGGTGAGGAAAGGGCACAGTTACCTGGTATGTGCTGGGGATGCAAGTGGATCTTAAACAAGGTCAAGAAATCCATCTCTAACGGCACCACACAG GATGAGATTCAAGGGAAGCTGCGAGCTGCTTGTGACCAAATAGGCTTCCTCAGGTCTGCCTGTAAGGGTTTTATTAAAAGATACATAACTGTGCTGATAGAGGAGCTCTCCACCACCGATGACGTGAGGACCATCTGTGTCAATGTCAAGGCCTGCAA ACCAAAGGAACTCATCTACATGTGA